From the genome of Edaphobacter dinghuensis, one region includes:
- a CDS encoding ferritin-like domain-containing protein: protein MANPETKQLDSIISSRRALLAIGGAALAGLAFTPKADAQAAITDTDILNFALNLEYLEAQFYNLAASGVTIDKLPTPIPVSVNGGTAGTVTLKPSFTKVTFTMPTIQAYATETALEEGKHVSFLQGALSTAAVSMPNIDLYNSFNALAAVAGIGSAFDPFANDANFLIGAYIFEDVGVSAYHGAAGLIQDKKTILPAAVGIHAVEAYHAGLIRTSINALDAGTGTLNTLTQKISAARSMLANPSGASTTTYTGTKADDIGLTTTMVTLNGSSASVASSTIVDCDSNSIGWGRTTSQILAIVTGTDPSATIHKGVFFPSGLNGTIK, encoded by the coding sequence ATGGCAAATCCAGAGACCAAACAACTCGATTCCATCATCTCCAGTCGCCGTGCTTTGCTGGCCATTGGCGGCGCAGCGCTCGCGGGCCTTGCCTTTACACCAAAGGCCGACGCCCAGGCAGCCATCACCGATACCGATATCCTCAACTTCGCCCTCAACCTCGAATACCTTGAGGCCCAGTTCTATAACCTCGCCGCCTCAGGCGTCACCATCGACAAACTTCCTACTCCCATCCCGGTCAGCGTCAACGGTGGAACTGCAGGAACGGTCACGCTCAAGCCCAGCTTCACCAAAGTTACCTTCACCATGCCGACCATCCAGGCCTATGCGACGGAGACTGCACTCGAAGAAGGCAAGCACGTCAGCTTTCTTCAGGGAGCGTTAAGCACAGCTGCGGTGTCGATGCCGAACATCGATCTTTACAACTCCTTCAACGCGCTTGCCGCTGTGGCAGGAATCGGATCTGCCTTCGATCCCTTTGCCAACGACGCCAACTTTCTCATCGGTGCTTACATCTTCGAGGACGTCGGTGTCAGCGCCTATCACGGAGCAGCAGGCCTGATTCAAGATAAAAAAACAATTCTGCCCGCAGCGGTAGGGATTCACGCAGTCGAGGCTTATCACGCCGGCCTCATCCGCACCAGCATCAACGCTCTCGATGCCGGAACCGGAACCCTCAACACGCTCACGCAGAAGATCTCGGCGGCGCGCTCCATGCTGGCGAATCCCTCCGGCGCGTCGACAACCACCTACACCGGAACCAAGGCCGACGACATCGGCCTTACGACAACCATGGTCACCCTCAACGGCAGCTCGGCGTCGGTCGCTTCATCCACCATCGTCGATTGCGATTCGAACTCTATCGGCTGGGGCCGCACTACCTCGCAGATCCTCGCCATCGTTACCGGAACCGACCCCAGCGCCACCATTCACAAGGGAGTCTTCTTTCCTTCCGGCCTTAACGGGACGATTAAGTAA
- the bshB1 gene encoding bacillithiol biosynthesis deacetylase BshB1: MASIDILAIAAHRDDVEQTCGGTLLAMHARGWSTGILDLTRGESGTRGTAAEREAEAIAAAQILNVAHREALDLPDGNVENTLANRLKVAEVLRRLRPRVVILPYWQGRHPDHYTSATLGYESCFISGLAKLDIPGEPHRPYKILYASLYADVRPSFVVDITPHIEQRYQALVAYRSQYASQSTGDSIFVREDDIRERTFATARHYGLLAGVRYAEPFVQKEVGLIEDLMLLPVQSI, encoded by the coding sequence ATGGCCTCCATCGACATTCTTGCCATTGCCGCCCACCGCGACGACGTGGAGCAGACCTGCGGCGGCACTCTGCTCGCCATGCACGCCCGCGGCTGGAGCACAGGCATCCTCGACCTCACCCGCGGCGAGTCAGGCACACGCGGCACCGCAGCCGAACGCGAGGCCGAAGCCATCGCCGCCGCGCAGATCCTCAACGTCGCTCACCGCGAAGCTCTCGACCTGCCCGACGGCAACGTTGAGAACACGCTAGCCAATCGCCTTAAGGTGGCAGAGGTGCTCCGTCGTCTGCGGCCTCGTGTCGTGATCCTGCCTTATTGGCAGGGCCGTCACCCCGACCACTACACCAGCGCCACGCTCGGCTACGAGTCCTGCTTCATCAGCGGCCTCGCAAAGCTGGACATCCCCGGTGAGCCTCACCGACCCTATAAGATCCTCTACGCCTCTCTCTACGCCGACGTGCGCCCCTCCTTCGTCGTCGATATCACACCGCACATCGAACAGCGCTATCAGGCTCTGGTAGCCTATCGCTCGCAATACGCATCTCAATCCACAGGCGACTCTATCTTCGTGCGCGAGGACGATATCCGCGAGCGCACCTTCGCTACAGCACGCCACTATGGCCTGCTCGCGGGTGTGCGTTACGCAGAACCTTTCGTTCAAAAAGAAGTCGGCCTCATTGAAGACCTGATGCTTCTTCCCGTCCAATCTATTTAG
- a CDS encoding ferritin-like domain-containing protein: protein MEKVNELIKRAVSRRTFMAGAGTTAAAAFLAGCNNSPASTSSGGGTTTPPQDVPDNDILNFALNLEYLEAEFYLRAATGSGLSSADALSGAGTVNGGAAVPGFSAAMQQYAVEIAQDELNHVRAIQATISKNSGTPVARPNIDFTNAFNALASAAGIGSSFNPFSSPSAFLVGAFVFEDVGVTAYTGAAPAITNASILSAAAGIQAVEAYHAAEIRTLLVGMAAAKNDQTYVNYANQVSALRGKLGGGNETMLSINSIVACDTTNAIAFSRTTDQVLHIVYAAASGAGVKSGGFFPNGLNGSISTTAS from the coding sequence GTGGAAAAAGTAAATGAACTTATCAAGAGAGCAGTCTCCCGTCGAACGTTCATGGCTGGGGCAGGAACTACAGCAGCGGCTGCATTTCTGGCCGGATGCAATAATTCACCCGCATCTACGTCCTCCGGCGGTGGGACCACCACTCCTCCTCAGGATGTTCCGGACAACGACATTCTCAACTTCGCGCTCAACCTTGAATACCTCGAAGCCGAGTTCTACCTTCGCGCTGCCACCGGCAGCGGCCTCTCTTCTGCCGATGCTCTCTCTGGTGCTGGAACAGTCAATGGCGGAGCCGCCGTTCCAGGCTTCTCCGCTGCCATGCAGCAATACGCTGTCGAAATCGCACAAGACGAGCTCAATCATGTCCGCGCTATTCAGGCGACCATCTCGAAGAACAGCGGAACACCCGTTGCTCGGCCCAACATCGACTTCACCAATGCCTTCAACGCCCTCGCTTCGGCTGCCGGCATCGGTTCGAGCTTCAATCCCTTCTCCAGCCCCAGTGCCTTCCTTGTAGGCGCATTCGTATTTGAGGACGTAGGCGTTACCGCCTACACCGGTGCTGCCCCTGCCATTACCAACGCCAGTATCCTCTCCGCAGCAGCGGGAATTCAGGCCGTCGAAGCCTATCACGCCGCAGAGATTCGTACGCTGCTCGTAGGCATGGCCGCAGCAAAGAATGACCAGACCTACGTCAACTATGCCAACCAGGTCTCCGCTCTGCGCGGCAAGCTTGGCGGCGGCAACGAGACTATGCTTAGCATCAACAGCATCGTCGCATGTGATACCACCAACGCCATCGCCTTCTCTCGCACCACCGATCAGGTGCTCCATATCGTCTACGCCGCGGCGTCCGGCGCAGGCGTAAAGAGCGGTGGCTTCTTCCCCAACGGCCTCAACGGCTCCATCTCAACGACTGCATCCTAA
- the xseB gene encoding exodeoxyribonuclease VII small subunit, which yields MADFEQKLTALEAVVEKLERGDLSLDESVRLFEEGVKLSDACKKQLEDAEGRIQVLVERGSRMVATDLDVEEDDE from the coding sequence ATGGCCGACTTTGAGCAGAAGCTGACCGCACTGGAGGCCGTGGTCGAGAAGCTGGAGCGCGGTGATCTTTCGCTCGATGAGTCGGTGCGGCTGTTTGAAGAAGGAGTGAAGCTGTCGGACGCGTGTAAGAAACAGCTGGAAGACGCTGAAGGCAGGATTCAGGTGCTGGTCGAACGCGGAAGCCGCATGGTGGCAACTGATCTCGATGTCGAAGAGGACGACGAATAG
- the lpxD gene encoding UDP-3-O-(3-hydroxymyristoyl)glucosamine N-acyltransferase: MSEVAGWIGAGALSVDGEIDRVSSIETATASSVVFAVDPASLKAAVESNAGLILARKRLEGMENDPRICQVADPRYAFAVVAKRLKGKGFEAEVHPSAVVGKGVKIGAGTRIGPGVVIGDGVSIGNDCDLFARVTLYPQTILGDRVVVQAGAVLGSTGFGYARHAETGEYVIFPQQGSLHVEDDVEIGANSTIDRGALGETRIGRGTKIDNLVHIGHNCVIGKNVIIAAQTGISGSSVVEDGAILGGQVGIGEHATVGAGVILGGGAGVLSGKKMRGPGEVFWGRPARPLKEYLRDLARLRKG; this comes from the coding sequence ATGAGTGAAGTCGCTGGCTGGATTGGGGCGGGAGCTTTGTCTGTTGATGGAGAGATCGACCGGGTTTCGAGCATTGAGACGGCTACGGCGAGTTCCGTGGTCTTTGCCGTCGATCCGGCGTCGCTCAAGGCCGCAGTCGAGTCAAATGCCGGCCTGATTCTTGCTCGCAAAAGGCTTGAGGGCATGGAGAATGACCCGCGGATCTGTCAGGTTGCCGATCCACGCTATGCCTTTGCGGTTGTCGCCAAAAGATTAAAGGGGAAGGGATTTGAGGCTGAGGTTCATCCTTCGGCCGTTGTCGGGAAAGGCGTGAAGATTGGCGCAGGGACGCGCATTGGGCCGGGGGTGGTGATCGGCGATGGAGTCTCTATCGGCAATGACTGCGACCTCTTCGCTCGAGTCACCCTCTATCCGCAGACGATTCTGGGTGACCGGGTGGTGGTGCAGGCAGGAGCTGTGCTGGGCTCTACCGGCTTTGGCTATGCGCGTCATGCGGAGACTGGGGAGTATGTGATCTTCCCGCAACAAGGAAGCTTGCATGTGGAAGACGACGTTGAGATCGGGGCAAACTCGACGATCGATCGCGGCGCCTTGGGTGAGACGAGAATCGGGCGAGGGACGAAGATCGATAACCTTGTGCACATTGGGCATAATTGCGTGATCGGGAAGAACGTCATTATCGCAGCGCAGACTGGCATCTCGGGGTCGAGCGTGGTGGAGGATGGTGCAATCCTAGGCGGCCAGGTTGGGATTGGCGAGCACGCCACTGTAGGGGCTGGGGTCATTCTGGGTGGTGGCGCGGGAGTGCTGAGCGGGAAGAAGATGCGCGGTCCGGGAGAGGTCTTCTGGGGACGTCCGGCGCGGCCTCTGAAAGAGTATCTTCGAGATCTGGCCCGGTTGCGGAAGGGCTGA
- a CDS encoding GGDEF domain-containing protein: MDTHTLVVMNVLLYVMYAGVIVVNARMIGSAKGVVWFAGANLSRGGGLLLTLLGGVLPMAQPLIGLLAVLGMMMLHFSFDELLERGPRLRSLQYVLVGVVAVGTIYLLIEPSHYPAMLLLVCATESVQVAATATVVFLFAGEDIGLVASLSGVSLVVYAFLLLLRVMVSLKFGTPNYPALANEMLRFWLVGTLVTNSAIAFGFMFLSSAKLRMELLWHAQVDELTGLLNRWALTRIATREIARCGRSKGVVAVVMMDLDGLKRVNDALGHACGDAVLQAVGRALLETVRVQDAVARMGGDEFCILLPDTGLVEAGMAAERIRAQVDALIVQCRGEFVPVRASLGVASSEGCELSWQSLVEQSDAALYRAKRSGRNRVVAADPIEAKGEAEEG, from the coding sequence ATGGACACGCACACACTTGTTGTGATGAACGTGCTTCTGTATGTGATGTATGCGGGCGTGATTGTGGTAAATGCCCGCATGATCGGCTCGGCAAAAGGTGTGGTGTGGTTTGCGGGGGCAAACCTGAGCCGGGGTGGTGGGTTGCTGCTGACGCTGCTGGGCGGCGTGTTGCCGATGGCCCAGCCTTTGATTGGATTGCTGGCAGTGCTCGGCATGATGATGCTGCATTTCAGCTTCGACGAGCTGCTGGAGCGCGGCCCCAGATTGCGATCGCTGCAATATGTTTTGGTGGGCGTGGTGGCTGTGGGCACGATCTATCTGTTGATTGAGCCATCCCATTATCCGGCGATGCTGTTGCTTGTGTGCGCGACGGAGAGCGTGCAGGTGGCAGCGACGGCGACGGTGGTATTTCTCTTTGCGGGCGAGGATATTGGCTTGGTCGCGAGCCTGAGCGGCGTGTCGCTCGTCGTCTATGCCTTTCTGTTGTTGCTGCGCGTGATGGTGAGCCTGAAGTTCGGCACGCCCAACTATCCGGCACTTGCCAACGAGATGCTGCGCTTCTGGCTGGTGGGAACGCTGGTAACGAATAGCGCTATTGCCTTCGGCTTTATGTTCCTCTCATCGGCGAAGCTGCGCATGGAGCTGCTGTGGCATGCGCAGGTCGATGAGTTGACCGGGTTGCTCAACCGGTGGGCGCTGACGCGCATTGCGACGCGAGAGATAGCGCGGTGCGGCCGCTCCAAGGGAGTGGTCGCTGTTGTGATGATGGATCTCGACGGTCTGAAGCGAGTCAACGATGCGCTTGGACATGCATGTGGCGATGCCGTTCTACAGGCAGTTGGAAGGGCACTGCTCGAGACGGTGCGTGTGCAGGATGCCGTAGCTCGCATGGGTGGCGACGAGTTCTGTATCCTGCTGCCGGACACGGGTCTGGTCGAGGCAGGGATGGCTGCTGAGCGTATACGGGCGCAGGTGGATGCGCTGATAGTGCAGTGCCGGGGAGAGTTTGTTCCTGTGCGAGCGAGCCTGGGTGTGGCTTCGTCGGAGGGATGCGAGCTCTCGTGGCAAAGTCTCGTGGAGCAGAGCGACGCCGCACTCTACCGCGCCAAGCGCTCTGGCCGGAACCGGGTCGTAGCTGCCGATCCGATTGAGGCAAAGGGAGAAGCTGAGGAAGGCTGA
- a CDS encoding bifunctional homocysteine S-methyltransferase/methylenetetrahydrofolate reductase — protein MSDGAGGIGIRYVAEPAAVDRLFAGGTVLCDGAMGTMLYARGVFINRSYDELNLSQPELVREVHAEYLQAGAEVVETNTFGANRFRLEHFGIQDKVREINLAGVKLARECVDQIREKQASEAFVAGSIGPLGVRLEPLGKVGLDEARDAFAEQIRAMAEGGPGVGVDLLMIETMTSLSESKQAIRAARSEAPWLPVVVMVTVDEEGNCLDGASAETAANKLTEWGADAIGCNCSAGPATVLSVIERMRKVTPLPLAAMPNAGIPRAVEGRTLYLTSPEYMASFTRKLVKAGATFVGGCCGTTPSYTRAMKSALRALGAMETGAQVMESGDSAAAAVVKNKVEPPPLAQRSKIGSMVAAGEFVTMVEIVPPKGIDCSKEVNGAAELHRLGVDAINVPDSPRASARMSAQSLCVQIQQNVGIETILHYTCRDRNVLSIQSDLLGASSIGLKNVLCLTGDPPKLGNYPDATAVFDVDAIGLVNIVRNLNCGLDIGKNSIGESTGFTVAVAANPGVPDIDQEVRRFAYKVEAGAEYAITQPVFDLRLLEAFLKRIEGFRIPVIAGIWPLTNLRNAEFMKNDLRVSMPEEIMVRMAAATSPEAARAEGVKIAQEMLAEARPMVQGVQVSAPFGKYAAAAQVLGLVEVGVV, from the coding sequence ATGAGTGATGGCGCTGGCGGTATTGGCATTCGTTATGTAGCAGAACCCGCTGCGGTAGACAGGCTGTTCGCAGGTGGAACAGTGCTGTGCGATGGCGCAATGGGGACGATGCTTTACGCGCGCGGCGTGTTCATCAACCGCAGCTACGACGAGCTGAACCTGTCGCAGCCGGAGCTGGTGCGCGAGGTCCATGCCGAGTACCTGCAGGCGGGCGCGGAGGTGGTGGAGACCAACACCTTTGGAGCGAACCGCTTTCGGCTGGAGCACTTCGGGATTCAGGATAAAGTCCGTGAGATCAATCTGGCCGGCGTAAAGCTGGCACGGGAGTGCGTGGATCAGATTCGCGAGAAGCAGGCCAGCGAGGCGTTTGTAGCCGGTTCGATCGGGCCGCTGGGAGTTCGGCTGGAGCCGCTGGGCAAGGTTGGGCTGGACGAGGCCCGGGATGCATTTGCCGAACAGATTCGAGCGATGGCCGAGGGTGGCCCCGGGGTTGGCGTCGATCTGCTGATGATCGAGACGATGACCTCATTGTCGGAGTCGAAGCAGGCGATTCGAGCGGCGCGGAGTGAAGCTCCCTGGCTTCCTGTGGTGGTGATGGTCACTGTCGACGAGGAAGGGAACTGCCTCGATGGCGCCTCCGCAGAGACTGCCGCCAACAAACTGACAGAGTGGGGCGCGGACGCTATCGGCTGCAATTGCAGCGCCGGACCGGCGACGGTGCTGAGTGTGATCGAACGGATGCGCAAGGTGACCCCGCTGCCGCTGGCGGCGATGCCGAATGCAGGGATTCCGCGAGCGGTCGAGGGGCGGACGCTTTATCTGACGTCGCCTGAATATATGGCGAGCTTTACTCGCAAGCTGGTGAAGGCGGGTGCGACCTTTGTGGGCGGCTGTTGCGGAACGACTCCAAGCTATACGCGGGCGATGAAGAGCGCGCTGCGTGCTCTGGGCGCGATGGAGACAGGTGCGCAGGTGATGGAGAGCGGTGACTCTGCCGCAGCTGCCGTCGTGAAGAACAAAGTCGAGCCGCCACCGTTGGCGCAGCGGTCGAAGATTGGGTCGATGGTGGCTGCGGGTGAGTTCGTCACCATGGTGGAGATTGTGCCGCCTAAGGGAATCGATTGCAGCAAAGAGGTGAACGGCGCCGCCGAACTTCACCGGCTCGGAGTGGATGCGATCAACGTGCCGGATTCGCCGCGGGCCAGCGCGAGGATGAGCGCCCAGAGCCTGTGCGTGCAGATTCAGCAGAACGTCGGCATCGAGACGATTCTGCACTACACCTGTCGCGACCGGAACGTGCTGAGCATTCAGAGCGATCTGCTGGGAGCATCCTCGATTGGGCTGAAGAACGTTCTCTGTCTGACCGGCGATCCGCCGAAGCTGGGGAACTACCCCGACGCGACGGCGGTCTTCGACGTGGACGCGATTGGGCTGGTGAACATCGTTCGCAACCTGAACTGCGGGCTCGATATCGGCAAGAATTCGATTGGCGAGTCAACTGGATTTACGGTTGCGGTCGCAGCCAATCCGGGAGTGCCCGACATCGATCAGGAGGTCCGACGGTTCGCCTATAAGGTGGAGGCAGGTGCAGAGTACGCGATTACGCAGCCAGTCTTCGATCTGCGGTTGCTGGAGGCATTTCTGAAGCGGATTGAAGGGTTCCGTATCCCGGTGATTGCAGGGATCTGGCCGCTGACCAATCTGCGTAATGCGGAGTTCATGAAGAACGATCTGCGGGTGAGTATGCCCGAAGAGATCATGGTTCGGATGGCCGCGGCGACTTCGCCCGAGGCGGCACGCGCTGAGGGGGTGAAGATCGCGCAGGAGATGCTCGCCGAGGCGCGACCGATGGTGCAGGGAGTTCAGGTGAGCGCACCGTTCGGCAAGTATGCGGCTGCGGCACAGGTGCTGGGTCTGGTGGAAGTGGGGGTGGTCTGA
- a CDS encoding substrate-binding domain-containing protein — MSNKTSNHLYLIPIMSAALDVLEYLQRENRSLPLEQIYRETRHSKTSVYRILKTFVHRGYVSQSPDGLYRSASRPRKMRFGFAGQSGDQPFSQAVTESLRAAAATSGVDLLVLDNRYDASTALANAEEFIRERVELVIEFQVEDHAAPIIAARLAAAGIPLMAIDIPHPNATYFGVDNYRIGFQGGEILANYAIDRWGKQVDWMLGLDIEEAGTLVQSRTTGAFEAVRTLLPSLPIESFVRMDGRGLREESHRLVSDFLHRHPHDKHILIAAANDSSALGALEAIRELNRQHDTVIIGHDGIPEMLAELEDPTSPVLASISPDVQQYGPGLIHLGVLLVTGNTVPPYNYIDHKIFSRATVPASVEVVSR, encoded by the coding sequence TTGTCGAACAAGACCTCAAACCACCTCTATCTCATCCCCATCATGTCCGCTGCGCTCGATGTTCTCGAGTATCTCCAGCGTGAGAACCGCTCTCTTCCGCTCGAGCAGATCTATCGCGAGACCCGCCACTCCAAGACCAGCGTCTACCGCATCCTCAAGACCTTCGTCCATCGCGGATACGTGTCGCAGTCGCCCGACGGTCTCTATCGCAGCGCCAGCCGCCCACGCAAGATGCGCTTCGGCTTCGCCGGACAGAGTGGCGATCAGCCCTTCTCGCAGGCAGTTACGGAGAGCCTGCGCGCCGCTGCTGCGACCTCCGGCGTCGATCTGCTCGTTCTCGATAACCGTTACGATGCATCGACCGCACTCGCCAACGCTGAGGAGTTCATCCGCGAGCGGGTCGAGCTTGTCATCGAGTTCCAGGTGGAAGACCACGCCGCGCCCATCATCGCCGCGCGCCTCGCCGCTGCCGGCATCCCATTGATGGCCATCGACATCCCCCACCCCAACGCCACATACTTTGGCGTCGACAACTATCGCATCGGCTTCCAGGGTGGCGAGATTCTTGCTAATTATGCCATCGACCGATGGGGTAAACAGGTGGACTGGATGCTCGGCCTCGACATTGAAGAGGCGGGCACGCTCGTCCAGAGCCGCACCACCGGCGCGTTCGAAGCCGTCCGCACCCTGCTGCCGTCGTTGCCGATCGAGTCCTTTGTCCGCATGGATGGCCGTGGTCTCCGCGAAGAGAGCCATCGCCTGGTCAGCGACTTCCTCCATCGTCACCCGCACGACAAACACATCCTTATAGCTGCCGCCAACGACTCCAGCGCTCTCGGTGCGCTCGAAGCCATCCGCGAGCTTAATCGCCAGCACGATACTGTCATCATCGGCCACGACGGCATCCCCGAGATGCTCGCCGAGCTTGAAGACCCCACCAGCCCTGTGCTGGCCTCGATCTCGCCGGACGTTCAGCAATACGGCCCGGGCCTCATCCATCTTGGTGTGCTGCTCGTCACCGGCAACACGGTGCCGCCCTACAACTACATCGACCACAAGATCTTCAGCCGAGCCACTGTTCCGGCTTCCGTCGAAGTCGTATCAAGGTAG
- the pabB gene encoding aminodeoxychorismate synthase component I — MNRWHQLPQQLHTLVACNPNSVLLQTACFDPSNKRSLLFLDPVQTITARTLEEIPELFRRIEQALAEGFYATGYLSYECGYHFERFKGIALTEQSLPLAWFGIYRKPVIFDHETGRFDGDLPLSLSSETTKAPANFADSVTLAISEEDYTGKIERIKECIAAGETYQVNFTDKVSVRSEIGADAAFATLLQQQPVAYSAFLNVAGHQILSLSPELFFKIEEGKIITRPMKGTMPRGLDAAEDVQAAIRLQNDEKNRCEHVMIVDLLRNDIGRICEMGSVQVDDIFSVETYQTLLQMTSTVSGRLREGLTYYDIFKGVFPSGSITGAPKIRTMEIIHELEAAPRGIYTGSIGYMAPDGSATFNVAIRTLDLYEGKAQMGVGGGIVADSDPKDEYRECLLKAEFLVRARHEFQLIETMLWNGEFRLLGMHLDRMESSATYFGFAFDRAAIKAQLIAEASLFEPGELYRVRSLLAESGDLTITYAKHTANIAWQTGRIHLSSERTSSTDVFLRHKTTQRKLYETEYAKCRNDGFDEVIFLNEKGEITEGAISNIFISRAGRLLTPPLSSGVLPGVFRRHILETDPGAKERILTLEDLESADAIYLCNSLRGMREVRLSSADSTLQTLAQ, encoded by the coding sequence TTGAATCGATGGCACCAGCTTCCGCAGCAGTTGCACACTCTGGTTGCCTGCAATCCGAACTCTGTCCTGCTCCAGACCGCCTGCTTCGATCCATCGAACAAGCGAAGCTTGCTCTTTCTCGATCCTGTTCAAACAATAACTGCCCGCACGCTTGAAGAAATTCCCGAACTCTTCCGGCGCATCGAGCAGGCGCTGGCCGAGGGATTCTATGCAACCGGCTATCTCAGCTACGAGTGCGGGTATCACTTCGAGCGTTTCAAGGGCATCGCTCTCACGGAGCAGAGTCTCCCGCTGGCATGGTTTGGAATCTATCGCAAGCCTGTAATCTTTGATCACGAGACCGGCCGTTTCGATGGCGACCTGCCACTCTCTTTATCCAGTGAGACGACAAAAGCTCCAGCCAACTTCGCGGATAGCGTTACATTGGCGATCTCGGAAGAGGACTACACCGGGAAGATCGAGCGTATCAAGGAATGCATTGCTGCCGGAGAGACCTATCAGGTCAACTTCACCGACAAGGTAAGCGTCCGCTCTGAAATTGGGGCTGACGCTGCATTTGCTACGTTGTTGCAGCAGCAACCTGTGGCCTATAGCGCGTTCCTGAATGTAGCCGGACATCAGATTCTCTCACTTTCTCCGGAATTATTTTTCAAGATCGAAGAAGGAAAGATCATCACCCGTCCCATGAAGGGTACGATGCCGCGCGGCCTCGATGCTGCGGAAGATGTGCAGGCTGCTATTCGCTTGCAGAACGATGAAAAAAATCGCTGCGAGCACGTAATGATCGTAGACCTGCTGCGCAACGACATTGGCCGCATCTGCGAGATGGGCAGCGTGCAGGTGGACGATATCTTCTCCGTCGAAACGTATCAGACACTGTTACAGATGACCTCGACAGTATCGGGCAGGCTTCGCGAAGGGCTTACCTATTACGACATCTTCAAAGGGGTGTTCCCCAGCGGCTCCATCACCGGCGCTCCCAAGATTCGTACCATGGAGATCATTCACGAGCTGGAAGCAGCGCCGCGCGGAATCTATACCGGCTCTATCGGCTATATGGCTCCTGATGGGAGCGCAACATTTAATGTGGCCATTCGCACGCTCGACTTGTATGAAGGCAAAGCGCAGATGGGAGTGGGTGGGGGGATTGTCGCTGACTCCGATCCGAAGGACGAGTATCGTGAGTGCCTGCTGAAGGCGGAGTTCCTCGTCCGCGCGCGGCACGAGTTTCAGCTGATTGAGACAATGCTCTGGAACGGGGAATTTCGCCTGCTCGGCATGCATCTCGATCGCATGGAGTCCTCCGCTACTTACTTCGGCTTTGCTTTCGACAGGGCTGCCATCAAAGCGCAACTGATCGCAGAAGCGTCTCTGTTCGAACCCGGAGAGCTTTATCGTGTGCGCTCCCTGCTCGCCGAATCAGGAGACCTGACCATCACCTATGCGAAGCACACTGCAAACATCGCTTGGCAGACAGGTCGCATCCATCTCTCTTCAGAACGCACTTCGTCAACAGATGTTTTCCTTCGTCATAAGACAACCCAGCGAAAACTATACGAAACGGAATACGCGAAGTGTCGCAATGATGGCTTTGACGAAGTCATCTTTCTGAACGAGAAAGGCGAAATCACCGAGGGAGCCATCAGCAATATCTTCATCAGCAGAGCAGGTAGGTTACTCACTCCTCCGCTGAGCTCCGGCGTGCTCCCAGGTGTCTTCCGTCGTCACATCCTCGAAACTGATCCCGGAGCGAAAGAGAGAATCCTGACACTCGAAGACCTGGAATCGGCGGATGCGATCTATCTATGCAACTCGCTGCGCGGCATGCGCGAGGTCAGGCTTTCTTCCGCCGACAGCACATTGCAGACGCTGGCGCAATAG
- a CDS encoding MliC family protein, with translation MRYAAVIAGIVLIAGTVASPLAEDLSVRLPGVPVTRIHATFECGADGVALGLPSGPFTVDYLNAGENHLAVLPIHGQALVFANVISGSGARYAAGRYIWWDAGARGVTLYADGVDGHPKAECHAVEKR, from the coding sequence ATGCGATATGCGGCTGTGATTGCCGGGATAGTGCTGATAGCAGGGACGGTGGCTTCGCCCCTTGCGGAGGACCTCTCCGTGCGCCTGCCGGGCGTTCCAGTCACACGGATTCATGCCACCTTCGAGTGCGGTGCCGATGGCGTCGCGCTTGGCCTTCCCTCGGGGCCTTTCACGGTCGACTATCTGAACGCCGGAGAGAACCATCTGGCTGTGCTTCCTATCCATGGACAGGCGTTGGTCTTCGCAAATGTAATCTCCGGCTCGGGTGCGCGTTATGCTGCCGGGCGCTATATCTGGTGGGACGCGGGCGCGCGCGGTGTAACTCTTTATGCCGATGGTGTCGATGGACATCCAAAGGCCGAGTGCCATGCGGTGGAGAAGAGATGA